One Actinomycetospora corticicola genomic window, CGCCCGTGAGGCTGCGCGTCACCCTGTCCGCCGCCACCGCTGTTCAGCCGGCGACGGCGAGCGCGTCCCGGGCGTAGGCGGCCACGCCGGCCGCGTGCCGGTCGAGGACGGCGGCGAGGGTCTCGCTGACGTCCGGGCCGGCGAGCGCGCGGTGCCGGTCGGCCACCGACCGGGCCGCCGGGGAGTCGACCGGCTCGCCCGCGGTCCAGGTCCGGGCCCACGCGAGCCCGAGCTCGTCGAGGTCGCGGTCCACCCGCAGCCGCTCACCGAAGCCCTCGAGGATCTCCTCGGGGGTGTCCCGCCGTCCCTCGGCCGTGCCGCGGACGCCCGCGATCTGCCGGTCGACCCGGTCGCGGACCGCCTCGAGCAGCGGCAGGAGCTCCACGGCGGAGCCGCACCCGTCGTCGGGAAGACCGAGCTCGCGGCACAGGAGCGTGCGTTGCAGGTCGACGACGTCCTCGCGGGACCAGAGGCCGGGGCGCAGCGCGGCGAGCGGCAGGCCGCTCGCCCGGGCGACCTCGCCGGCGCTGAAGCCGGTCATCACCACTCCCGGAAGTCGCGCGGGGAGTACCGCGGCCCGAAGCGGGGGCGGCGGAAGCCGGACGCCTCGATGTAGCGGACCGCGCGCTGGCGCTGCGGCGCGTAGCAGGCCAGCACCTCCATCATCCCGGCGTCGTCGAGCTTCCGGCCGACGAGCGCGTAGCCGACCGTGCTCGGGATGTGGAAGTCGCCGATGGAGACGGCGTCGGGGTCGCCCCACGCCCGCTGGGCGACCTCGGCCGCGGTCCAGACGCCGATGCCGGGGACCTTGCGCAGCAGCGAGCGTCCCTCGACCCCGCGGAGCTCCACCGCCTTCTCGAGCCGGTGGGCGACCGTGGCGCAGGCCAGGATCGCGCGGCGCCGGGACTGGTCGACCCCCGCCTTGTGCCACTCCCAGTCGGGGATCGCCTTCGTGTCCCGCGGCGTCGGCGGCACGCGCATGCCGCGCGGCGCCGGGCCGGGCGCGGGCCCGCCGAAGCGCCAGCACAGCTCGCGCCAGGAGCGGTGGGCCTCGGTGCCGGTGACCTTCTGCTCCAGGATCGCGGCGAACAGCTGGTCCCACACCGCGCCGCAGGCCCCGAGCCGCAACCCGGGTAGGCGGTGCCGGGCGTCGGCGACGAGCGGGTGGTGGCCGACGAACCCGGCGTCGTCGTCGTCCGCGCCGAGCAGCGCGGGCAGCCCGTCGAGCACCCAGTCGGCGCCCTCACCCCAGGCGTCGGCCACGACCTCGGCGCCGACGCGGCGGATCCGGGTGGTCGCCGGGCCCGCCGGGGTCGAGCCGACGCGCCAGACGACGCCGGTCTCGTCGATGCGGCACGTCGGGTCGCCCCGGCCGTGCCGCAGCGGCCCGACCAGGGCCGGGATGTCGAGGACGTAGTCCGGCTCCCACCGGCGGGTGCGATCGGGCTGCGCGTCCGCCCGCCCCGCCTCCAGTACCGCCTCAGCCACTCCCCGAGAATCGCAGACCGCCGTCGGGAATGCTCAGACCGGGCCAGAGCCGCACGCCCTCGCGCAGCTCGCAGTTCGCACCGATGGTGACGTCGTCCCCGACCACCGCGTCGCTGACCACGGTCTCGTCGCCGATCACGGCGCGCGGCCCGATGACGGAGCGGGTGACGACGACGTTGTCGCCGATGCGGGCGCCGTCCATCACGACCGACCCGATGACGCGGGAGCCGTCCCCGACGACGACGTCGCGGCCGAGGGTGGTGCCGTCGGACACCGACGCCGTCGCGGCCGTCTTGGCGCCGTCGAGCAGCAGGGAGGTGCCGATCGGGCCGGGCAGCGCCGACGTCGGGGCGATGCCCTGCACGAGGTCGGCGCAGCCGCGCACGAACGCGGCGGGCGTGCCGAGGTCGAGCCAGTAGGAGGACTCGACGTGGCCCTGCAGCCGGCGCCCCTCGCGCAGGAGGCCGGGGAAGGTCTCGCGCTCGACGCTGACCGGCCGCCCCTCGGGGATCGCGTCGATCACCGCCCGCCGGAACACGTAGCACCCGGCGTTGACCTGGTCGGTCGGCGGGTTGAGCGTCTTCTCCAGGAAGGCCTCGACCCGGCCGCTCGCGTCCGTCGGCACGCACCCGAAGGCGGTGGGGTCGGGCACGCGCACGAGGTGCAGCGTGGCGTCCGCGTCCGCCGCCCGGTGCTCGGCGAGCACGGCGCCCAGGTCCACCCCGGACAGGATGTCGCCGTTGAAGACCATGACCTCCTCGAACGCCGGGTCGAGCGCGGCCGCGGCGTGGCGGATGCCGCCGCCGGTGCCGAGCGGCTCGGGCTCCGGCACGCACTCGAGATCGAGCCCGAAGGCCGAGCCGTCGCCCAGGTAGTCGGCGAACACCTCGGCCCGGTAGCTGGTGCCCAGCACCACCCGGCGGATGCCGGCGGCGGCGATCCGCGAGAGGAGGTGGCCGATGAACGGCACCCCCGCGGTCGGCAGCATCGGCTTCGGCGTCGAGGACGTCAGCGGGCGCAACCGGCTGCCCTGCCCGCCGACGAGCACCACCGCCGCGGTGCCCTCGGCCGTTCCCCCCGTACTCGTCACGTTCGTGCCCTCCTGGGTACGTCCCGCGCCCCGGCGTGACGACGGCGTCGCGTCCGGGCGCTAGTCTGAGCTCCACTCGGATGTCACCGGTCCGGGTCCGTCGGGGCCCACCGGACGCCCTATCCGTCGCCGGGAGCAGGGCAGGAGAAGCGTGGTGGAGCCGTCGAACGCGTGGGACCGCGCCCAGGAGGCTATCGCCCGGGCGCAGCAGCGCAACGCCACCGTGGTGACTCCTGACAGCGCGCAGTCACCCTTCGACGCGTCGGCCACGCAGATGATCCCCCAGTCGGCCCTCCGTTCGAGCGACGATGCGGTGACGCAGCGCCACACCAGGCCGTCTCCCGGGGCACTGCACCACCAGGACGGGCGGCACCGCCAACCCCCCGGCTGGACTCCGCGGGAACCGGAGACCACCCCGGTGGAGATGTCCGATCCCGTCTCCCTGCGCCCGGTCCCGGCCGAGGCACCGACCGTCCGCACCTCCGCGACCCGGCCGCCCACGGCGCCGTTCCCCGCGCAGGACCGACCCCGCGGCGACCAGCCACGGCCGGACGACTCCCCCACCACCCCGCCGGTGGGCGTCAAGCTCCCGTTCTGGAAGCGCCTCTTCCGCCGCTGACCGGCCCTCCCCTCGTGACAGGAAAGCGTCGTTGCCGTCACTGGGTGACAGCAACGACGCTTTCCTGCCCCAGCGGGGCGGCGATCAGGCCGCGTGGCGGGTGCTCCAGCGCGCCCGGACCCCGAGGGCCGCGCGCAGCACGCCCCGCAGCGGCGCCCACCGGCGGCCCCGGTAGCGGTCGGCGAGGAACCGGTAGGCGCTGCGGTGGTGCTCGCGGAGCATGCGGGCCGAGGTCGGCACGTCGGCCTCCGTCGCGTGCCCGCCGGTGTGCACCACCTCGGCGTCCGGGACGTACACGTTCAGCCAGCCGGCGCGGCCGAGCCGGTCCCCGAGGTCGACGTCCTCGAAGTACATGAAGAAGCGCGGGTCGAACCCGTCCACCGACTCCCAGGCCTCGCGCCGCAGGAGCACGCACGAGCCCGAGAGCCATCCGGCGGTCCGTTCGGCGACCGACCCCTCCTGACGGTAGGAGCGGGTCCAGGGGTTGGCGGGCCACACGGTGCCGAACACGGCGTGCCCCACGCCCCGCCCCAGCGACGGGACCAGGCGCGCCGACGGGTAGACCTCGTCGTCGGTGCGGATGAGCGGGCCGAACGCTCCCCCACGGGGCCACCGGTCGGCCGCGGCGAGGAGCCGGTCGAGCGCCTCGGGGCCGAGGACGATGTCGGGGTTGGACACCAGGACCCACCCGACGTCCGGCGGCAGGCCGGCGACCGCACGGTTCGCGGCGGCGCCGTACCCGAGGTTCTCCCCCATCGGCAGCAGCTGCGCCCGGCCCGCCGCGGCCGCCGCCTCGGGCGCGCCGTCCACCGAGCCGTTGTCGGCCAGCACCACGGTGGGGCGACGCGTGGTCGCCCCGGCCAGGGAGTCGAGGAACGCGGGGAGCGAGTCACCCGGCGAGTAGGTCACGACGACGACGGCGAGGCCGTCCCCGGAGGTCGAGGTCGGGCTCGGCATGCGGCCCATCCTGGCCGCCGGCTACCGACGGGCCCGCGGGAGGGTCTAGCGACGCGTCTCGTCGGTCGCCGGCAGGGCGACCGGCCAGTACTGCCACGAGCCCGGGCCGAGGCCGCCGGTGTTGGGCGCCGGGCGCGCGGGCGGGGCGACGCGCGGAGGCGGCGGGGCGACGACCCGGCGCGTGGCGCGGTCCATCCGGGCGCGCAGCCGGTGCCGCTCCCGGCCCGCGTCGATCACGAGCCCGACCGCGACCACGCCCAGGAGGGCGAGCAGCACCGTCTCCAACGCCATACGAGCTCAACGCGTGTCGCGCCGAGAGGTGACGCCCCGTCGCCGACAGGCCCGGAAAAATCTTCGGTCCGCGCCCGAACGATCACCGTCACTCCGTGACTGCGCCGGGCGGGCTTCCCTGCTCCGTCAGCGGCTGAGCAGCTCCGGATGGCGCTCGACGGCGGTGTGCAGCGCGTCGCGCCAGTCGGGCAACGGCGCGAGTCCGGCGGCCGTCCAGGCGGCCGGGGAGAGCACGGACCAGGCCGGACGCGGCGCGGGCCGGGGGAACTGGTCGGTGCTGCACCCGTGCACGCGCTCCGGGTCGGCCCCGAGCTCGGCGAACACGGCCCGCGCGAAGCCGCACCAGGTGGTGGCGCCGCCGCCGGTCGCGTGGAGGGTGCCGAACGGTGCGTCGGAGCGCCCCAGCGCCACGAGGCCGGCCGCCAGGTCCGCCGACCACGTCGGCGACCCGTGCTGGTCGTCGACGACGTCGAGGGTGTCGCGCTGCCCGGCCAGGCGGACCATCGCCGCGACGAAGTTGCTGCCGGTGTCGCCGTAGACCCAGGCCGTCCGGACCACGTGGTGGGCGTCGAGGGCGTCGCGCACCCGCTGCTCGCCGAGCTCCTTCGTGCGTCCGTAGACGCTGCGGGCGCCGGTCCGGTCGTCGGGCTCGTAGCCCGCGCCGGGTCGGCCCTCCGGCCCGCTCCCGTCGAACACGTAGTCGGTGGAGACGTGCACCAGCCGTGCGCCGTGCCGGGCGCAGGCCGCGGCGAGCAGGCCGGGGGCGTCGGCGTTCACCGCGTGCGCGGCCCGGGCCGCGTCCGCGTCGGTCTCGGCGAGGTCGACCGCGGTGAAGGCGGCCGCGTTGAGCAGGACGGCGGGTTCGTCGACGCCGCCGGCCCAGTCGCCGACCGCGGCCTCGACCGCCCCGGCGTCGGTGATGTCGAGGTCGGCCCGCACGAACGCCCGGAACCGCTCACCGCTCGCGGTCAGCTCCCGGACGAGGTCCGTGCCGAGCGCCCCGCCCGCTCCCGTCACCATCCACCGCATCCGCAGCCTCCGAAGATCGATCCCGACCGCTCCGGCCGGGTGATGGTGTGTCATCCTCCGACGCGCCGTGGCGGGTCCGAACGGGTGGTGCCCGCGAAAGCCGGGTGAGCCCGTCTAGCCTGCCCTTGAGCCGGGCACCGGAGACGTCGATGTCTCCGACGAGGCCCCATCGACCGCCGCCGTGACCGACACTCGACACCGCCGCTGACTTCAGACCGTGAGGGGAGGCGCCACGTGGATGACCGTGACCGCCCCCGTCGCGATCCCGCGCGCCGGTTCGGGCCCTCCGCGGGACGTCCCGACGGCGAGCGGCGCCGCGAGTCCCCGCCGTCCCGCCCGGCCCCGCCCCCTCCGGCAGGCCCGGGGGCGCGTCTGCGCCGCGGCGACCTCCGCGAGATGCGCCCGTCCGGCGGAGCGCCGGCCGGCGGCGCAGCCGCCGCTGCTCCCGGCATCGGACGGCCCCCGTCGTCGGTGGCCCTGCGCGAGGGCCCGGCCCGGGCCCCGGGCGGGCGACCGCCCGGACCGCCCCCGGCCCGCCCGCGCCCGGCTCCGGCCCGCCCCGGCCCGCCGTCGCGCCCCGGTCCCCCGCCCACCGGGGCCGACCGCCGCCGTCCCTGGCGCATGCTGCGCATCGCGGTCACCGTCGCGTCGGTGCTGATCCTCGCCGTGAGCGGGACCGCCTGGGCGGCGCTGTCGGGCAGCTTCGCGACCTCGGGCGCCCTCGCGATGAAGGGCACCGCCGCCGACGGCGCCACCGACGTGCTGCTCGTCGGCACCGACAGCCGCAACGACGCCCAGGGCAACCCGCTCCCGCGCGACGTGCTCGCGGAGCTCGACGCCGGGTCGGCCGACGGCGAGCTGAACACCGACTCGATGATCCTGGTGCGGGTGCCCAACGACGGCAGCCGCGCGGTCGCCTTCTCCCTGCCCCGCGACAGCTACGTGTCGATCCCCGGGCAGTTCGCCAAGGGCAAGCTGAACTCGGTCTACCCGGGTGCGAAGGCCGCGATGGCCCAGCAGCTGGTCAACGGCGGCGACTCCGACCCGCGCGACGTCGACGTCCGCTCCTCCGAGGCCGGCCGCGCGGCGCTCATCGAGACCGTGCAGGAGCTCACGGGCATCGGGGTCGACCACTACGCCGAGATCAACCTGCTCGGCTTCTTCAACCTGACCAACGCGATCGGCGGCGTCGACGTCTGTCTCAAGAACGCGGTGGACGACGACTTCTCCGGCGCCCACTTCGCGGCCGGCCCGCGCTCGGTGAGCGGGCGTGACGCGCTCGCCTTCGTGCGCCAACGGCACGGCCTGCCGATGGGCGACCTCGACCGCGTGCGCCGCCAGCAGGCCTTCCTCGCCGGGCTCTCGCACAAGGTGCTCTCCGCGGGCACCCTCGCCGACCCGATCACCCTCGGTCGGCTGCTCGAGTCGGTGAAGCAGTCGGTGGTCCTCGACGGCGGCTGGGACCTGCTGGGCTTCGCGCAGCAGATGCAGGGCGTCAGCGGCGGCTCCGTCACCTTCATGACGATCCCCACCGAGGGCGGGGTGAGCACCGCCGTCGGGGACGCGCTGAAGGTGAACCAGAGCGAGGTCCGCCGGTTCGTCGCCGACGCGATCGGCCCGGAGGACGCCCCGGTCGTCCCGACCGGTCCCGCCCCGGCCCAGATCCCGGTCGACGTCCGCAACGCCTCGGGCACCGGCGGAGCGGCCGCCCGGGTGGTGCAGATCCTCGGCGCCCAGGGCTACACGCAGCTGCGCTCCGGCAACGCGGACCAGACGGCGACCACCTCGACCGTGCTCTTCGGGCCGGGCGGGGACGCCGGGGCCGGGGTCGTCGCCCGCGCGCTGGGCGGCCTGCCCACGCGGGCGGACCCCTCGGTCGCGCCGAACTCCACGCAGGTGGTCCTCGCCTCCGACTACCGCGGACCGGGTGCGGTCGTCGCGCCGTCCGACAGCGCGAACAGCGCGCCGCCGCCGCCCCCGCAGCCGCCCATCAGCGCGGACGGGATCCCCTGCGTCAACTGAGCGCCGACTAGGCTCGCCGCCCGATGACCGTCACCGACGCCCTACTGGCCCCCGTCCTCGCCGCCGACGCCCGCCGTCCGCTGATCACGTTCTACGACGACGCGACCGGCGAGCGTCTCGAGTTCTCCGGCGAGACCCTCGCGAACTGGGTGGCGAAGACCGCGAACCTGCTGCGCGACGAGTGCGACGTCGAGCCGGGGACGCGGGTGTCGGTGGCGCTGCCCGCGCACTGGCAGAAGGCTGTCGCGCTGCTGGGCGCGTGGTGGTGCGGGGCGCGGCTCGTCGACGCCGACGCGGCGGTCGCCCTCGTCGACGCCGAGCACCTCGACGTCCCCGCCGACCTGGTCGTCGGGTTCTCCCTCGACGCCTTCGGACGCCCGCTCGCGGACCTGCCGGCCGATGCGGTCGACTACGCGAGCGAGGTCCGGATGCACGGCGACCACTTCACGCCGGAGCCGGTGCCCGGGACCGATCCGGCGCTCGGCGACGTGACCGTCGACGAGCTCGTGGAGCTGTCCCGACGGCGGGCGGCGGAGCTCGGCTACGGCTCCGACACGCGGCTGCTGTCCACGGCCGACTGGCCGGTGACGGCCGACGGCGGCCTGGTGGACGGTCTGCTCGCCGTCCTCGCGGCCGGCGGGTCCCTCGTGCAGGTGCGCCACGCCGACCTCTCGGCCCTCGACCGGCGGGCCGGGGCCGAGAAGGTCAGCGGGCGGCTCTGACTCAGCCGCGCAGGACCTGGCGGCCCATGACCATGCGCTGGATCTGGTTCGTGCCCTCGTAGATCTGCGTGATCTTGGCGTCGCGCATCATGCGCTCGACCGGGAAGTCGGTGGTGTAGCCGGCGCCGCCGAACAGCTGCACGGCGTCCGTCGTCACCTCCATCGCGACGTCCGAGGCGAAGCACTTCGAGGCGGACGCGACGAGCCCGATGTTCTTCTCGCCGCGCTCGGCCTTGGCCGCGGCGACGTA contains:
- a CDS encoding DNA-3-methyladenine glycosylase 2 family protein; the encoded protein is MAEAVLEAGRADAQPDRTRRWEPDYVLDIPALVGPLRHGRGDPTCRIDETGVVWRVGSTPAGPATTRIRRVGAEVVADAWGEGADWVLDGLPALLGADDDDAGFVGHHPLVADARHRLPGLRLGACGAVWDQLFAAILEQKVTGTEAHRSWRELCWRFGGPAPGPAPRGMRVPPTPRDTKAIPDWEWHKAGVDQSRRRAILACATVAHRLEKAVELRGVEGRSLLRKVPGIGVWTAAEVAQRAWGDPDAVSIGDFHIPSTVGYALVGRKLDDAGMMEVLACYAPQRQRAVRYIEASGFRRPRFGPRYSPRDFREW
- a CDS encoding NDP-sugar synthase, which translates into the protein MTSTGGTAEGTAAVVLVGGQGSRLRPLTSSTPKPMLPTAGVPFIGHLLSRIAAAGIRRVVLGTSYRAEVFADYLGDGSAFGLDLECVPEPEPLGTGGGIRHAAAALDPAFEEVMVFNGDILSGVDLGAVLAEHRAADADATLHLVRVPDPTAFGCVPTDASGRVEAFLEKTLNPPTDQVNAGCYVFRRAVIDAIPEGRPVSVERETFPGLLREGRRLQGHVESSYWLDLGTPAAFVRGCADLVQGIAPTSALPGPIGTSLLLDGAKTAATASVSDGTTLGRDVVVGDGSRVIGSVVMDGARIGDNVVVTRSVIGPRAVIGDETVVSDAVVGDDVTIGANCELREGVRLWPGLSIPDGGLRFSGSG
- a CDS encoding glycosyltransferase family 2 protein; amino-acid sequence: MGRMPSPTSTSGDGLAVVVVTYSPGDSLPAFLDSLAGATTRRPTVVLADNGSVDGAPEAAAAAGRAQLLPMGENLGYGAAANRAVAGLPPDVGWVLVSNPDIVLGPEALDRLLAAADRWPRGGAFGPLIRTDDEVYPSARLVPSLGRGVGHAVFGTVWPANPWTRSYRQEGSVAERTAGWLSGSCVLLRREAWESVDGFDPRFFMYFEDVDLGDRLGRAGWLNVYVPDAEVVHTGGHATEADVPTSARMLREHHRSAYRFLADRYRGRRWAPLRGVLRAALGVRARWSTRHAA
- the rfbD gene encoding dTDP-4-dehydrorhamnose reductase, which gives rise to MVTGAGGALGTDLVRELTASGERFRAFVRADLDITDAGAVEAAVGDWAGGVDEPAVLLNAAAFTAVDLAETDADAARAAHAVNADAPGLLAAACARHGARLVHVSTDYVFDGSGPEGRPGAGYEPDDRTGARSVYGRTKELGEQRVRDALDAHHVVRTAWVYGDTGSNFVAAMVRLAGQRDTLDVVDDQHGSPTWSADLAAGLVALGRSDAPFGTLHATGGGATTWCGFARAVFAELGADPERVHGCSTDQFPRPAPRPAWSVLSPAAWTAAGLAPLPDWRDALHTAVERHPELLSR
- a CDS encoding LCP family protein; this translates as MDDRDRPRRDPARRFGPSAGRPDGERRRESPPSRPAPPPPAGPGARLRRGDLREMRPSGGAPAGGAAAAAPGIGRPPSSVALREGPARAPGGRPPGPPPARPRPAPARPGPPSRPGPPPTGADRRRPWRMLRIAVTVASVLILAVSGTAWAALSGSFATSGALAMKGTAADGATDVLLVGTDSRNDAQGNPLPRDVLAELDAGSADGELNTDSMILVRVPNDGSRAVAFSLPRDSYVSIPGQFAKGKLNSVYPGAKAAMAQQLVNGGDSDPRDVDVRSSEAGRAALIETVQELTGIGVDHYAEINLLGFFNLTNAIGGVDVCLKNAVDDDFSGAHFAAGPRSVSGRDALAFVRQRHGLPMGDLDRVRRQQAFLAGLSHKVLSAGTLADPITLGRLLESVKQSVVLDGGWDLLGFAQQMQGVSGGSVTFMTIPTEGGVSTAVGDALKVNQSEVRRFVADAIGPEDAPVVPTGPAPAQIPVDVRNASGTGGAAARVVQILGAQGYTQLRSGNADQTATTSTVLFGPGGDAGAGVVARALGGLPTRADPSVAPNSTQVVLASDYRGPGAVVAPSDSANSAPPPPPQPPISADGIPCVN
- a CDS encoding TIGR03089 family protein, with the translated sequence MTVTDALLAPVLAADARRPLITFYDDATGERLEFSGETLANWVAKTANLLRDECDVEPGTRVSVALPAHWQKAVALLGAWWCGARLVDADAAVALVDAEHLDVPADLVVGFSLDAFGRPLADLPADAVDYASEVRMHGDHFTPEPVPGTDPALGDVTVDELVELSRRRAAELGYGSDTRLLSTADWPVTADGGLVDGLLAVLAAGGSLVQVRHADLSALDRRAGAEKVSGRL